A region from the Arachis ipaensis cultivar K30076 chromosome B01, Araip1.1, whole genome shotgun sequence genome encodes:
- the LOC107614838 gene encoding peroxidase 40, translated as MGMQLVLLCLMLMKASSTSANGDGDGDSGCPLGSDTYQYSCPEAEAIIFSWVEQAISQDSRMAASLLRLHFHDCFVNGCDASVLLDDRDDFVGEKSAAPNLNSLRGFEVIDAIKSELELVCPETVSCADILATVARDSVVLSGGPAWEVKMGRKDSISASKEAANNNIPAPNSTVDDLLTKFQNVGLNLQDMVALSGAHTIGKARCSTFSSRLQSSSDSSDVNMQFIESLQQLCSGEDNTNKVAHLDLATPATFDSQYYVNLLSGEGLLPSDQALVNGNDHTRQIVETYVEDPSAFFDDFRYSMVKMGSLGSNTQIDGQIRRDCRTINLPN; from the exons ATGGGCATGCAGTTAGTATTGTTGTGCTTAATGTTGATGAAGGCGAGTTCAACAAGTGcaaatggtgatggtgatggtgatagtGGGTGTCCATTAGGGAGTGACACATACCAATATAGTTGCCCGGAAGCAGAAGCAATAATCTTCTCATGGGTGGAACAAGCTATATCTCAAGACTCCAGAATGGCAGCCTCGTTACTTAGGCTGCATTTCCATGATTGCTTTGTCAAT GGATGTGATGCTTCGGTTCTGTTAGATGACAGAGATGATTTTGTGGGTGAGAAGAGTGCAGCTCCAAACCTGAATTCGTTAAGAGGCTTTGAAGTGATCGACGCAATCAAATCAGAGCTAGAATTAGTGTGTCCTGAAACTGTCTCTTGTGCTGATATATTGGCAACTGTTGCTCGAGATTCTGTCGTTCTG TCAGGAGGTCCAGCTTGGGAAGTGAAAATGGGAAGAAAAGATAGCATAAGTGCAAGCAAGGAAGCAGCAAATAATAACATCCCAGCTCCAAATTCAACGGTTGATGACCTCTTGACTAAGTTCCAGAATGTCGGACTTAATCTTCAAGACATGGTGGCCTTATCAG GTGCTCATACAATTGGAAAAGCGCGATGCTCGACATTTAGCAGTCGCCTACAGAGTAGCAGTGACTCATCAGATGTTAATATGCAATTCATCGAGTCGTTGCAACAGCTGTGTTCAGGAGAAGATAACACCAACAAAGTTGCACACCTTGACCTCGCTACACCAGCTACATTTGACAGCCAGTACTACGTTAATCTACTTTCTGGGGAGGGGCTACTGCCGTCAGACCAAGCCCTCGTCAATGGGAATGATCATACACGACAAATTGTGGAAACCTATGTCGAGGATCCATCTGCTTTTTTTGACGACTTCAGATATTCAATGGTGAAGATGGGAAGTTTGGGTTCGAATACTCAAATTGATGGCCAGATTCGAAGGGACTGCCGAACTATTAACTTACCTAATTAA